The following coding sequences lie in one Glycine max cultivar Williams 82 chromosome 19, Glycine_max_v4.0, whole genome shotgun sequence genomic window:
- the LOC100500046 gene encoding 60S ribosomal protein L21-1-like, which translates to MPAGHGLRSRTRDSFSRPFRKKGTIALTTYLRTYHVGDYVDVKVNGAVHKGMPHKFYHGRTGRVWNVTKRAVGVEVNKQVGNRIIRKRIHVRVEHVMPSRCTEEFRLRKIKNDQLKAEAKVKGEKISTKRQPQGPKPGFMVEGATLETVTPIPYDVVNDLKGGY; encoded by the exons ATGCCGGCTGGTCATGGTTTGAGATCCCGCACCAGAGATTCCTTCTCTCGTCCTTTCAGGAAGAAGGGAACCATCGCCCTCACCACATACCTGAGAACCTACCACGTCGGCGACTATGTTGACGTCAAGGTTAACGGTGCCGTTCACAAGGGAATGCCCCACAAATTCTACCATGGCCGCACCGGACGCGTCTGGAATGTCACCAAACGTGCTGTTGGCGTCGAAGTCAACAAGCAG GTTGGCAACAGAATTATAAGGAAGAGGATTCATGTGCGGGTAGAGCATGTTATGCCTTCAAGGTGCACTGAGGAGTTCCGCCTCAGGAAGATTAAGAATGATCAGCTAAAGGCCGAAGCCAAGGTCAAGGGTGAGAAGATCAGCACCAAGAGACAGCCTCAGGGTCCCAAACCCGGTTTCATGGTGGAGGGTGCGACCCTTGAGACAGTTACCCCCATCCCATATGATGTTGTCAATGACCTCAAGGGAGGTTATTAG
- the LOC100527344 gene encoding uncharacterized protein LOC100527344 precursor: MKTPYTLCHLLLLIFSAGIASDFVVRGRAHGVKIPEHWCHKLIHLSNCELQKCFQECSKQPYGIGECKDSTCFCTYYCKDPPL; this comes from the exons ATGAAAACACCTTACACACTCTGTCATCTCCTACTGCTTATTTTCTCTG CTGGAATAGCCTCTGATTTTGTAGTGCGAGGGCGTGCTCATGGGGTGAAGATCCCAGAACATTGGTGCCACAAGCTGATCCATTTAAGCAATTGTGAGTTGCAGAAATGCTTTCAAGAGTGCTCTAAGCAACCATATGGAATTGGAGAATGCAAGGACTCCACTTGCTTCTGCACATACTATTGTAAAGATCCcccactataa
- the LOC100775270 gene encoding carbon catabolite repressor protein 4 homolog 1: MLSVLRVHLPSDIPIVGCELTPYVLLRRPDKIVTTDDVPETAPLDGHFLRYKWYRVQSDKKVAVCSVHPSEPATLQCLGCVKSKIPVAKSYHCTPKCFSDAWQHHRVLHDRAASAANENGNEEEELYGRFNNSGSGSINTSLSASASSASLTNGSAPVYPAAVTQRSGGETWFEVGQFKTYTPTADDIGHVLKFECTVVDAETKLTVGHVNTLLTSRVIPAPSPSPRRLIPVDGMGHLDADGRITSSGTFTVLSYNILSDAYASNDLYNYCPTWALSWPYRRQNLLREIVGYRADIICLQEVQSDHYEDFFSPELDKHGYYGFYKRKTNEVYNGNINTIDGCATFFRRDRFSHVKKYEVEFNKAAQSLTDAVIPTTQKKTALNRLVKDNIALIVVLEAKVINQPVDNPGKRQLLCVANTHVNVHHDLMDVKLWQVHTLLKGLEKIAASADIPMLVCGDFNSIPGSAPHALLAMGKVDPSHPDLAVDPLNILRPHSKLVHQLPLVSAYSSFARTVGLGFEQHKRRLDDTTNEPLFTNVTRDFIGSLDYIFYTADSLVVESLLELLDEESLRKDTALPSPEWSSDHIALLAEFRCCKNRSRR; the protein is encoded by the exons ATGCTGAGCGTGCTGCGCGTGCACCTTCCTTCTGATATTCCCATTGTAGGCTGTGAGCTCACGCCTTACGTGCTCCTACGCCGACCTGATAAGATCGTTACCACCGACGATGTCCCCGAAACCGCCCCGTTAGACGGCCATTTCTTGCGTTACAAGTG GTATCGTGTACAGAGTGATAAAAAGGTTGCTGTTTGTAGTGTACATCCTTCTGAGCCGGCCACACTGCAGTGCCTAGGTTGTGTAAAGTCTAAAATACCTGTTGCCAAAAGTTACCACTGCACTCCAAAGTGTTTTTCAGATGCATGGCAGCATCATCGTGTCTTACATGACCGTGCTGCAAGTGCAGCCAATGAAAATGGAAATGAGGAAGAAGAGTTATATGGGCGATTTAATAATTCTGGATCTGGATCAATCAATACCAGCTTATCTGCCTCTGCATCAAGTGCTAGCTTGACAAATGGGTCTGCACCTGTGTATCCGGCAGCCGTTACGCAACGAAGTGGTGGTGAAACTTGGTTTGAAGTAGGGCAATTTAAGACGTATACCCCAACAGCTGATGACATTGGACATGTCCTTAAATTCGAGTGTACTGTAGTTGATGCAGAGACCAAACTTACTGTAGGGCATGTAAACACTCTACTAACTTCCCGTGTCATTCCTGCTCCCTCGCCTAGCCCGCGCCGACTGATACCTGTTGATGGGATGGGACATTTGGATGCTGATGGGCGTATAACATCTTCAGGAACTTTTACTGTTCTATCATACAACATATTATCTGATGCATATGCCTCAAATGATCTATACAATTACTGCCCTACGTGGGCTCTTTCCTGGCCATATCGTAGGCAAAATTTGTTACGAGAAATAGTTGGTTACCGTGCTGATATTATTTGTCTTCAGGAG GTTCAAAGTGATCattatgaagattttttttctcctgaACTAGACAAACATGGCTATTATGGTTTttacaaaaggaaaacaaatgaG GTTTACAATGGAAACATTAATACAATTGATGGGTGTGCAACATTTTTCCGTAGAGACAGATTTTCTCATGTGAAAAAATATGAG GTTGAATTTAATAAGGCTGCACAGTCTTTAACAGATGCTGTGATTCCGACCACTCAGAAGAAAACTGCCTTGAATAGACTGGTTAAG GATAATATTGCACTAATAGTCGTTTTAGAAGCAAAAGTTATCAATCAGCCTGTTGATAATCCAGGGAAAAGACAGCTTCTTTGTGTA GCAAATACACATGTAAATGTTCACCATGATTTAATGGATGTCAAACTCTGGCAG GTGCACACTCTCTTGAAAGGATTGGAGAAAATTGCTGCCAGTGCAGACATTCCAATGTTGGTTTGTGGGGACTTTAATTCAATTCCAGGAAG TGCTCCTCATGCACTTCTTGCAATGGGGAAGGTAGATCCATCGCATCCTGATTTAGCAGTTGACCCACTTAATATATTGCGTCCTCACAGCAAGTTGGTTCACCAGTTGCCACTG GTCAGTGCTTATTCGTCTTTTGCAAGAACAGTTGGTCTTGGATTTGAGCAGCATAAACGGAGACTAGATGACACAACAAATGAACCTTTATTCACAAATGTAACTAGAGATTTTATTGGCTCTCTTGATTACATATTTTACACAG CGGATTCATTGGTTGTGGAGTCATTGCTGGAGTTATTGGATGAGGAAAGTTTGAGGAAAGACACAGCACTTCCTTCTCCTGAATGGTCCTCTGATCATATAGCTCTGTTAGCTGAGTTCCGCTGCTGCAAGAATAGATCTAGGCGCTGA